TCATCCACGCCGTCAGCATTCAATCTGAACCAAGATCAAATTCTCAAGTAAAAAAACTTTGAAAATTTGAGTATTTGTTATATTCTAAATATGTGGGTCGTTAGCTTTCGCTAACTTTCCTCACACAAGCTCTATAATTTATCTTGCTTGCACATTGTCTTTTCTTCACTGTCAAAAAACTTTGCATCGCTCTTTGGCTTTGCTTTTCGTCTCGCTTATTTGCGAAAGAAACTAAAAACATACCACATGGCCCATTATTTCTGCAACCCCCTTTCTTTTTTCCTGGTTTTTTTTGAGAAGCCTAACCATTGAGTTCAAAAATAAACTTACCCCGCAAGCATGACAAAAAGTTCCTCTTATTTATCTCAAAAGGGGTCTATCGCCTCTTTTCTCTCTCTAATGTTTTTTTTATTTATTTATGATATTTTTTCTGGTAGAGCTAAAAAAACACCTTTCAGATCATCTTGTTTGGCGCCTTGCCGATCAATTTGGAATCTGAATGCTCATCGATTGAAATCATTTGATAAAATGGCTTCCATTTTGTGAAGTATTTGATTAGATTGAAGGGCATTAGCTAGTGTCGTAACCATTTTTATTCGTTTTCAAGCATGATCTTTACAAAAATATATCGCTCTTCACTTTTAGCCCTCTTATGGGCTTTTACTCTTTCGTCTTGCACCTCCCATTATTATACCGAGCCAGGAAGCCCGCATCCGCCCTGCATTATCTACTTACCTGAAAAAATTCGAGTCGCACTTGTTTTAGGAAGTGGAGGCATCAGAGGTATTGCACACGTGGGGGTTATTGAGGAATTAAAAGCTGCAGGTATCCCTATTGACTTAATTGTCGGATGTAGTGCTGGAAGTATGGTAGGGGCGCTTTATGCCGACAATCTTGACATTGAAAAAGTAAAAGATATTATTTGGAACGTAAAGACAGACTCTTTATTAGACTTCGATTTTTGGAATTGTCGATATGGATTATCGCAGGGGCGATCGATGAAAAGCGCCCTCTCTAAACATTTATCTGCCAAAACTTTTGACGATTTAAAAATCCCACTAGTCATCGTTGCTTGCGACCTTTATTCGGGGGAGTTAGTTCCTATCGGCTCTGGCGATTTAGCTAGAGCCGTGCAAGCCTCTTGTTCGATTCCCCTTATGTTTGCTCCTTGCCAACATAAAGGGCGCATTTTGATTGATGGAGGAGTCGTCAACCCCGTTCCCGCTAAGGTGGCGAGAGACTTAGGAGCAGATATAGTGATTGCGGTGGACCTTTGCGAACTTCTACCCAAAACGTTCCCCTCTAATTTGTTTCAAATTGCGACTCGCAGCGCAGAAATTGCCTTTATTTGGCAAAATGAAATTTGCACTCA
The Parachlamydia sp. AcF125 genome window above contains:
- a CDS encoding patatin-like phospholipase family protein; the protein is MIFTKIYRSSLLALLWAFTLSSCTSHYYTEPGSPHPPCIIYLPEKIRVALVLGSGGIRGIAHVGVIEELKAAGIPIDLIVGCSAGSMVGALYADNLDIEKVKDIIWNVKTDSLLDFDFWNCRYGLSQGRSMKSALSKHLSAKTFDDLKIPLVIVACDLYSGELVPIGSGDLARAVQASCSIPLMFAPCQHKGRILIDGGVVNPVPAKVARDLGADIVIAVDLCELLPKTFPSNLFQIATRSAEIAFIWQNEICTHHGDIIIRPKTVGMGTFNDKRKWQIYEAGRRATREQIPVIKDLLAGINLSNHGDRKRAVTLHCYSPQICSEY